From the Solibacillus sp. FSL R5-0449 genome, one window contains:
- a CDS encoding helix-turn-helix domain-containing protein: MLNFDLEKNLTTFIPMQNVKQQIDVKKMAKENLQLKNVIAIYNKLNEMLVNKQNLTEILKECNQLVGREIALFDLEGDLCYSSCQSVLLENFILEYKKKYANWKFREIREISLDSGNILISPIIVDQEVFQYCGFFYKKDEIITEEEKMILERISTICSIVLINKKAMFDANERMKAVLFEKLLIGEITDYKELLRELKLLNIYVQESYHIAYISFNYKDRSSDDNLQMFVKVYREIVNFFKKLNMEVLIVQRGQGVLCFVPLSFDDPLLDGAPEKFLHSIDKYQDSIICRVGISSTTNTLECLNPSIKEAIIAERMATSNEPVMQFEDIGILGALLYTEHQQLLRSIVERDLQEILPEEDLMQTLYYFLDNGGNLEKTAKLTNLSVGGVRYRLQNIKELLQIDLRCPKIRFQLLLNLKVLKVLNLPAI, encoded by the coding sequence AAGATGGCTAAGGAAAATCTGCAACTGAAAAATGTAATCGCAATCTACAATAAATTAAATGAAATGCTCGTCAATAAACAAAATTTAACTGAAATATTAAAGGAATGTAATCAATTGGTAGGAAGAGAAATTGCTCTATTTGATCTTGAAGGGGACCTTTGCTACTCCTCCTGTCAATCGGTACTACTGGAAAACTTTATTTTGGAATATAAGAAGAAATATGCGAATTGGAAGTTCCGGGAGATACGGGAAATTAGCCTGGACAGCGGGAATATTCTTATTTCACCGATCATAGTCGATCAGGAAGTCTTCCAATATTGCGGATTTTTCTATAAAAAAGATGAAATCATTACAGAAGAAGAAAAAATGATACTTGAACGGATCAGTACCATTTGCAGTATTGTTCTTATCAATAAAAAAGCGATGTTCGATGCAAATGAACGAATGAAAGCCGTGTTATTTGAAAAGCTTCTTATTGGAGAGATTACGGATTATAAAGAGCTGTTACGGGAACTGAAGCTATTGAATATTTATGTGCAGGAAAGTTATCATATTGCCTATATTTCCTTTAACTACAAAGATAGATCAAGTGATGATAATTTGCAGATGTTTGTAAAAGTGTATCGTGAAATCGTGAACTTTTTTAAAAAGCTAAATATGGAAGTATTGATTGTTCAACGCGGTCAAGGGGTTTTATGTTTTGTTCCGCTTTCCTTTGATGACCCCTTATTAGACGGGGCACCCGAAAAATTCTTGCATTCAATCGATAAATATCAGGATTCGATTATTTGCCGTGTCGGTATAAGTTCGACAACAAATACATTGGAATGCCTTAATCCATCTATTAAAGAGGCGATTATTGCTGAGAGAATGGCCACTTCCAATGAGCCGGTCATGCAGTTTGAAGATATCGGCATACTCGGTGCATTATTATATACGGAACATCAACAATTACTTAGAAGTATAGTAGAAAGAGATCTTCAGGAAATTCTACCGGAAGAAGACCTGATGCAAACACTTTATTATTTTTTAGATAATGGCGGCAATTTGGAGAAAACAGCCAAGTTAACGAATTTATCTGTCGGAGGGGTCAGGTATCGTTTGCAAAATATAAAGGAGTTATTACAAATTGATTTACGATGTCCTAAAATCCGTTTTCAGCTTTTGTTAAATTTAAAAGTACTTAAAGTTTTAAATCTGCCCGCAATATAA